A window of the Cystobacter fuscus genome harbors these coding sequences:
- a CDS encoding methyl-accepting chemotaxis protein, with protein sequence MSIGKKIALGFGLSLLALLAVASVAYQGAQQITQTTTLLLESREQARLMREVIANLVDAETGQRGFILTGDTSYLEPYNQARRNLDANISKLRDYLRDEPAQQTQLDRLEPLVGDKLTELAKTITLRQQGQTDAVLAIVRSGQGKENMDRIRDLLNEMLRIEDQRWENNERQAKESAQRSIWVLAVGTLLGFLVVSLGSWFITRSITGPMDKLVAGADQIGRGNFAHRIDVVNDDETGELATAFNAMAERRQQAEAQLAKQAAEREHTLRTVAEFVNQLAGTTAEVLVSTTEQVAGAQEQGSAVAETVSTVEEIAQTSEEAAGRARTVSESARHAEEVGRNGRRAVDEAVTSMVAVREQVESIASRILALAEQAQAIGDIITTVNDISEQTHMLALNASIEASRAGEHGRGFAVVAAEVKALADQSKKATAQVRQILGQIQKATQSAVMTTEEGTKSVTTATRVVSQAGSTIQTLGDLLGQASLTAAQISASANQQATGIGQIRQAMRDVSQATQQTLTSTRQTERAMQDLNAMGQKLKSLLSEYGRAA encoded by the coding sequence ATGAGCATCGGGAAGAAGATCGCCCTCGGCTTCGGCCTGTCGCTGCTGGCGCTGCTCGCCGTGGCCTCGGTGGCCTACCAGGGCGCGCAGCAGATCACCCAGACGACGACCCTGTTGCTCGAGAGCCGCGAACAGGCCCGCCTCATGCGCGAGGTCATCGCCAACCTGGTGGACGCCGAGACGGGCCAGCGCGGCTTCATCCTCACCGGCGACACCAGCTACCTGGAGCCCTACAACCAGGCGCGCAGGAACCTGGACGCCAACATCTCCAAACTGCGCGACTACCTGCGCGACGAGCCCGCCCAGCAGACCCAGCTCGACCGGCTCGAGCCCCTGGTGGGCGACAAGCTCACGGAGCTGGCGAAGACGATCACCCTGCGCCAGCAGGGCCAGACCGACGCGGTGCTCGCGATCGTGCGCTCCGGCCAGGGCAAGGAGAACATGGACCGCATCCGGGATCTCCTCAACGAGATGCTGCGCATCGAGGATCAGCGCTGGGAGAACAACGAGCGGCAGGCGAAGGAGAGCGCCCAGCGCAGCATCTGGGTGCTGGCGGTGGGCACGCTGCTCGGCTTCCTCGTCGTCAGCCTGGGCAGCTGGTTCATCACCCGGAGCATCACCGGCCCCATGGACAAGCTGGTGGCGGGCGCGGATCAGATCGGCCGGGGCAACTTCGCCCACCGCATCGACGTGGTGAACGACGACGAGACGGGGGAGCTCGCCACCGCCTTCAACGCCATGGCCGAGCGGCGCCAGCAGGCCGAGGCGCAGCTGGCCAAACAGGCCGCGGAGCGCGAGCACACCCTGCGGACGGTGGCCGAGTTCGTCAACCAGCTCGCGGGCACCACGGCGGAGGTCCTGGTGAGCACCACCGAGCAGGTGGCCGGCGCCCAGGAGCAGGGCAGCGCGGTGGCCGAGACGGTGAGCACCGTCGAGGAGATCGCCCAGACGTCCGAGGAGGCGGCGGGGCGCGCGCGCACGGTGAGCGAGTCGGCGCGCCACGCCGAGGAGGTGGGCCGCAACGGCCGGCGCGCGGTGGACGAGGCCGTCACCTCCATGGTCGCCGTGCGCGAGCAGGTGGAGTCCATCGCCTCGCGCATCCTCGCCCTGGCCGAGCAGGCCCAGGCCATCGGCGACATCATCACCACCGTCAACGACATCTCCGAGCAGACGCACATGCTCGCCCTCAACGCCTCCATCGAGGCCAGCCGCGCGGGTGAACACGGCCGGGGCTTCGCCGTGGTGGCCGCCGAGGTGAAGGCGCTCGCGGACCAGTCCAAGAAGGCCACCGCCCAGGTGCGGCAGATATTGGGGCAGATCCAGAAGGCCACCCAGAGCGCGGTGATGACCACGGAGGAGGGCACCAAGAGCGTGACCACCGCCACGCGCGTGGTGTCGCAGGCGGGCAGCACCATCCAGACGCTGGGCGATCTGCTCGGCCAGGCGTCGCTCACCGCGGCGCAGATCTCCGCCTCCGCCAACCAGCAGGCCACCGGCATCGGGCAGATCCGCCAGGCCATGCGCGACGTGAGCCAGGCCACCCAGCAGACGCTCACCAGCACCCGGCAGACCGAGCGCGCCATGCAGGACCTCAACGCCATGGGCCAGAAGCTCAAGAGCCTCTTGAGCGAGTACGGACGCGCCGCATGA
- a CDS encoding hybrid sensor histidine kinase/response regulator, translated as MDRDRLAQALMATFLEELEGHVAALNRDLLALEKATTPARAGELMNSLLRTVHSVKGASRAVSVGLIETACHRLEEVLAAVDNQGPAHPELMELCFATADALDDAGRRLATKQDLKGTPLEELLPRLEAAAQSPESLRARALVPPPPEPALPTPAPATPSPAAPPSSPAAAPPPPESSAPAAEGLPVRVSAQKLDALLARSGELRVAGLRLEGRVETLEAVGEELTHLRQRLTGAEALAARRLEMRLAQLGRALAADRRTLMQAASGLDEEVRRARTLPFAEGCAGLERSARDLARAAGKQVRLEVQGGALELDRSLLQGLREPLLHLMRNAVAHGVEAPAARREAGKPEEGVVKLTARLRGGRVQVVVEDDGRGLDLGAIREKARARGLPVLDDAGDARLIFMPGLTTTEAVTAVSGRGVGLDVVRSQVEALRGSVDVSFVPGQGTRFVMDVPLTLSTLRVLLVLVSGQTFAVAGESVERLLRLAPGDVRRVEGRQLWAGPEALIPLSTLAQVLGLPAGTPRAHPSALLLSSGEVHAVLGVDEVVAEQEVLIRGLGPRIRRARHVSGVAVLPDGRLAPLLNAPSLVRAAEGRTATAGLFPATVAPTARRRVLLADDSMTTRALEQSILEAAGYEVLVCSDGQEAWERLQTEGADALVSDVEMPRMDGFTLTEAVRGSPRFGRLPVVLVTARSSPEDKTRGLQVGASAYLVKSAFDQSHLLETLRQLL; from the coding sequence ATGGACCGCGACCGCCTCGCCCAGGCCCTGATGGCCACGTTCCTCGAGGAGCTCGAGGGGCACGTGGCCGCGCTCAACCGGGATCTGCTCGCGCTGGAGAAGGCCACGACCCCCGCGCGGGCCGGCGAGCTGATGAACTCCCTGTTGCGCACGGTGCACAGCGTGAAGGGCGCCTCGCGCGCGGTGAGCGTGGGCCTCATCGAGACGGCGTGCCACCGGCTGGAGGAAGTGCTGGCCGCGGTGGACAACCAGGGCCCGGCCCACCCGGAGCTGATGGAGCTGTGCTTCGCCACCGCGGACGCGCTGGACGACGCGGGGCGCCGGCTCGCCACCAAGCAGGACTTGAAGGGCACGCCGCTCGAGGAGCTGCTGCCCCGGCTGGAGGCAGCGGCCCAGTCCCCCGAGTCCCTGCGCGCCCGGGCGCTCGTGCCCCCTCCGCCGGAGCCCGCTCTCCCGACGCCCGCCCCGGCCACGCCCTCCCCCGCCGCGCCTCCGTCTTCCCCCGCCGCGGCGCCACCCCCGCCGGAGTCCTCCGCTCCGGCCGCGGAGGGGCTGCCGGTGCGCGTGTCGGCGCAGAAGCTGGACGCGCTCCTGGCGCGCAGTGGCGAGCTGCGCGTGGCGGGCCTGCGGCTCGAGGGCCGGGTGGAGACGCTGGAGGCGGTGGGCGAGGAGCTGACCCATTTGCGCCAGCGCCTCACCGGCGCGGAGGCCCTGGCGGCGCGGCGGCTGGAGATGCGACTGGCGCAGCTCGGCCGGGCGCTCGCGGCGGACCGGCGCACGCTCATGCAGGCCGCGAGTGGACTGGACGAGGAGGTGCGGCGCGCGCGCACCCTGCCCTTCGCCGAGGGGTGCGCGGGCCTGGAGCGCAGCGCGAGGGACCTGGCGCGCGCGGCGGGCAAGCAGGTGCGGCTGGAGGTGCAGGGCGGCGCGCTGGAGCTGGATCGCTCGCTCCTGCAAGGGCTGCGCGAGCCCCTGTTGCACCTGATGCGCAACGCGGTGGCGCACGGCGTGGAAGCCCCGGCCGCGCGGCGCGAGGCGGGCAAGCCCGAGGAAGGCGTGGTGAAGCTGACGGCCCGGCTGCGCGGCGGACGGGTGCAGGTGGTGGTGGAGGACGACGGGCGGGGACTGGACCTGGGCGCCATCCGGGAGAAGGCGCGCGCGCGCGGGCTGCCGGTGTTGGACGACGCGGGCGACGCGCGGCTCATCTTCATGCCCGGCCTGACCACGACCGAGGCGGTGACGGCGGTGTCCGGGCGCGGGGTGGGACTGGACGTGGTGCGCTCGCAGGTGGAGGCGCTGCGCGGCAGCGTGGACGTGTCCTTCGTCCCCGGCCAGGGAACGCGCTTCGTGATGGACGTGCCCCTCACGCTGAGCACCCTGCGGGTGCTGCTGGTGCTGGTGAGTGGCCAGACGTTCGCCGTGGCGGGCGAGAGCGTGGAGCGCCTGTTGCGCCTGGCGCCCGGGGACGTGCGCCGCGTGGAAGGCCGGCAACTGTGGGCCGGACCCGAGGCGCTCATCCCCCTGTCCACGCTCGCCCAGGTGCTGGGCCTGCCCGCGGGCACGCCGCGCGCGCACCCCAGTGCCCTGCTGCTCTCCTCGGGCGAGGTGCACGCCGTGCTGGGCGTGGACGAGGTGGTGGCCGAGCAGGAGGTGCTCATCCGCGGCCTCGGCCCGCGCATCCGCCGCGCGCGCCACGTGTCCGGCGTCGCCGTGCTGCCCGATGGACGCCTGGCCCCCCTGCTCAACGCGCCCTCGCTCGTGCGCGCCGCCGAGGGCCGCACCGCCACCGCGGGCCTCTTCCCCGCCACCGTGGCGCCCACCGCCCGCCGCCGCGTGCTGCTCGCCGACGACTCCATGACCACGCGCGCCCTGGAGCAGAGCATCCTCGAGGCGGCCGGCTACGAGGTCCTCGTGTGCTCGGACGGCCAGGAGGCGTGGGAGCGGCTCCAGACGGAGGGCGCCGACGCGCTCGTCTCCGACGTGGAGATGCCGCGCATGGACGGCTTCACCCTCACCGAGGCGGTTCGCGGCTCCCCGCGCTTTGGCCGGCTGCCCGTGGTACTCGTCACCGCGCGCTCCTCTCCCGAGGACAAGACCCGCGGGCTCCAGGTGGGCGCCAGCGCCTACCTCGTCAAGAGCGCGTTCGATCAATCCCATCTGCTGGAGACCCTGAGACAGCTCCTATGA
- the cheB gene encoding chemotaxis-specific protein-glutamate methyltransferase CheB translates to MKPDKLRVVVAEDSPTARRLLVEILRADPTFDVVGEAKDGVEALELTRRLRPDLVTMDIQMPNMDGLEATKRIMTEVPTPVVVVSTLVERDIQTSMTALRSGALAVLQKLVGPQAPDFEAEARRLRDTVKAMAEVKVIRHWPSRDGIPTTRAPLVTARRRKPEVVVIAASTGGPAALHRILSELPSHFPLPILVVQHIALGFGKGMATWLDSVCKLEVKVADDGEPLRPGVVYIAPDDRHLGIRPDKHVEVSNAAPVGGFRPSGTWLFRSASRVYGAGIAAAVLTGMGQDGLDGLREVHETGGWVMAQDEATSVVYGMPGVAVSAGVTDEVLPLDNFARRFRELAGMPEGE, encoded by the coding sequence ATGAAGCCCGACAAGCTCCGTGTCGTCGTCGCCGAGGACTCGCCCACCGCCCGGCGCCTGCTGGTGGAAATCCTGCGCGCGGACCCCACCTTCGACGTGGTGGGCGAGGCGAAGGATGGCGTGGAGGCGCTGGAGCTCACGCGCCGCCTGCGCCCGGACCTGGTCACCATGGACATCCAGATGCCGAACATGGATGGACTGGAGGCCACCAAGCGCATCATGACGGAGGTGCCCACGCCCGTGGTGGTGGTGAGCACCCTGGTGGAGCGCGACATCCAGACGTCCATGACGGCGCTGCGCTCCGGGGCGCTCGCGGTGTTGCAGAAGCTCGTGGGACCCCAGGCGCCGGACTTCGAGGCCGAGGCGCGGCGGCTGCGCGACACGGTGAAGGCCATGGCCGAGGTGAAGGTCATCCGCCACTGGCCCAGCCGCGATGGCATCCCCACGACCCGCGCGCCCCTCGTCACCGCGCGCCGGCGCAAGCCCGAGGTGGTCGTCATCGCCGCCTCCACCGGGGGCCCCGCGGCGCTGCACCGCATCCTCTCCGAGCTGCCCTCGCACTTCCCCCTGCCCATCCTCGTGGTGCAGCACATCGCCCTGGGCTTCGGCAAGGGCATGGCCACCTGGCTCGACAGCGTGTGCAAGCTGGAGGTGAAGGTGGCCGACGACGGCGAGCCCCTGCGCCCGGGCGTCGTCTACATCGCGCCGGATGATCGCCACCTGGGCATCCGGCCGGACAAGCACGTGGAGGTCTCCAATGCCGCGCCCGTGGGGGGCTTCCGGCCCTCGGGCACGTGGCTGTTCCGCTCGGCCTCGCGCGTCTACGGCGCGGGCATCGCCGCCGCCGTCCTCACCGGCATGGGCCAGGACGGCCTGGATGGCCTGCGCGAGGTGCACGAGACGGGGGGCTGGGTGATGGCCCAGGACGAGGCCACCAGCGTGGTGTACGGCATGCCGGGCGTGGCCGTGTCCGCCGGCGTCACCGACGAGGTGCTGCCCCTGGACAACTTCGCCCGCCGCTTCCGTGAACTGGCGGGCATGCCGGAGGGCGAGTAG
- a CDS encoding ATP-binding protein, with amino-acid sequence MSPPPSGFELAFRSQPDPAYLLDETGRVLACSDKGALVVGMPPELLLGQPWARLAPLLEEGARLEAACGTALAQGSAPILQAVWPSPSGGPRPHSFNITAMRQEGAPPRLLVMARPLTEAETVYARALGLEQAARAEVEAAERRQSFLYQAMTTLFSHAPDPQGMYTLLAHLAVPDLADWCIVDAVEQGPWVTRAAVAHLDPTQGEQARAMSARFERRPAQVGVLRVLHTGEPELVSAVTDSLLRAAATEPEHPEMLQRLQACSYMIVPLKARGHTLGAVTFISSTSGRRYGPSDLALVEDLCVRASLAIDNARLVGESRRATRAREDLLAVVSHDLKNPLGVVQLASALLMRGAQGKPGGEQVQKQASRIQSAGERMARLISDLLDWGRIEAGGLPLEPSEQDVASLASEALESVRPLAEARGLKVMMQLAEEDVRVRCDRTRVLQVLGNLLGNAVKFTPEGGELMVGARVQRGEVQLWVRDTGAGIRPEALPHIFERYWQAKEAESRGTGLGLYIAKGIVEAHGGRIWAQSEWGKGSVFTFTLPLADRTARGTSVYSAG; translated from the coding sequence ATGAGCCCTCCCCCCTCCGGATTCGAACTGGCATTCAGGTCCCAACCGGATCCGGCCTATCTCCTGGACGAAACGGGGCGGGTACTCGCGTGCAGTGACAAGGGGGCGCTCGTCGTCGGCATGCCCCCCGAGTTGCTGCTCGGGCAGCCCTGGGCCCGGCTGGCCCCCCTGCTGGAAGAAGGCGCCCGCCTGGAGGCCGCGTGCGGCACCGCCCTGGCGCAAGGCAGCGCGCCCATCCTGCAGGCCGTCTGGCCGAGCCCCTCCGGAGGTCCCCGGCCCCACAGCTTCAACATCACCGCGATGCGCCAGGAGGGAGCCCCGCCCCGGCTGCTGGTGATGGCGCGTCCGCTCACCGAGGCGGAGACGGTGTACGCGCGCGCCCTGGGCCTGGAGCAGGCCGCGCGCGCCGAGGTGGAGGCCGCCGAGCGCCGCCAGTCCTTCCTCTACCAGGCGATGACGACGCTCTTCTCCCACGCGCCGGATCCGCAGGGCATGTACACGCTCCTGGCGCACCTGGCGGTGCCGGACCTGGCCGACTGGTGCATCGTGGACGCGGTGGAGCAGGGCCCGTGGGTCACCCGCGCCGCCGTGGCCCACCTGGATCCCACCCAGGGCGAGCAGGCCCGCGCGATGAGCGCCCGCTTCGAGCGTCGGCCGGCGCAGGTGGGCGTGCTGCGGGTGCTGCACACGGGCGAGCCGGAGCTGGTGTCGGCGGTGACGGACTCGCTCCTACGCGCGGCCGCCACCGAGCCCGAGCACCCGGAGATGCTCCAGCGCCTGCAGGCGTGCTCGTACATGATCGTCCCGCTCAAGGCGCGCGGGCACACGCTGGGCGCGGTGACGTTCATCTCCAGCACCTCGGGGCGCCGCTATGGCCCGAGCGACCTGGCGCTGGTGGAGGACCTGTGCGTGCGCGCCAGCCTCGCCATCGACAACGCGCGCCTGGTGGGCGAGTCGCGGCGGGCCACGCGCGCGCGCGAGGATCTGCTCGCGGTGGTGTCGCACGACCTGAAGAACCCGCTGGGCGTGGTGCAGCTCGCCTCGGCGCTGCTCATGCGCGGCGCCCAGGGCAAGCCGGGTGGCGAGCAGGTGCAGAAGCAGGCCAGCCGCATCCAGTCGGCGGGCGAGCGCATGGCGCGGCTCATCTCGGACCTCCTGGACTGGGGCCGCATCGAGGCGGGCGGGCTGCCGCTGGAGCCGTCCGAGCAGGACGTGGCGTCGCTGGCGAGCGAGGCGCTCGAGAGCGTGCGTCCGCTCGCGGAGGCGCGCGGCCTGAAGGTCATGATGCAACTGGCCGAGGAGGACGTGCGGGTGCGCTGCGACCGGACGCGGGTGCTGCAGGTGCTCGGCAACCTGTTGGGCAACGCGGTGAAGTTCACCCCGGAGGGGGGCGAGCTGATGGTGGGCGCGCGGGTGCAGCGCGGAGAGGTGCAGCTGTGGGTGCGCGACACCGGCGCCGGCATCCGCCCCGAGGCGCTGCCGCACATCTTCGAGCGCTACTGGCAGGCGAAGGAAGCGGAGAGCCGGGGCACGGGCCTGGGGCTCTACATCGCCAAGGGCATCGTCGAGGCCCATGGCGGCCGCATCTGGGCCCAGAGCGAGTGGGGCAAGGGCAGCGTCTTCACCTTCACCCTGCCCCTGGCCGACCGCACCGCCCGCGGCACGAGTGTCTATTCGGCGGGTTAG
- a CDS encoding glycoside hydrolase family 1 protein: MSRRALLLGLSLLAGCSGRPSFDPATINAAPIGQGLPRGFLLGASTSSHQIEGGNQNDWSDWETGHYPDGSPHIRDRTVSGPAADSWNRFDEDIALLKQLGANAYRFGVEWSRLEPEEGKWNDAAFARYRQWVQALRANGIEPNVTLHHFTLPRWVSAKGGWENPSTVEDFARFSGKVAQELGEHVDWWGTINEPNVYAVFGYMDGVWPPGKQSTGIAAEVLARLLEAHARSAQQVREHDTWDADGDGKNSLIGLVHHVRVFQPATGSTTDTVVTGLTDSFFNQSVTEALRTGHISILVPGEISIERDVPGLKGSIDYLGINYYTRDHIRQDFSPSFSHKYVPEGRETNDLGWEIYPEGLYLFLKRYANLGVPLVVTENGMDDRTGERRPYFLRSHLYAVERAVAEGVPVRGYFHWSLLDNFEWAEGYEPRFGLFRVDWTGGQARQTTPAVEAFRDVARHLGLTPTP, encoded by the coding sequence ATGAGCCGCCGTGCCCTGCTGTTGGGCCTCTCCCTCCTCGCGGGTTGCTCCGGGCGGCCCTCGTTCGATCCCGCCACCATCAACGCCGCGCCCATCGGCCAGGGCCTGCCCCGTGGCTTCCTCCTGGGCGCCTCCACCTCCAGCCACCAGATAGAGGGCGGCAACCAGAACGACTGGAGCGACTGGGAGACGGGCCACTACCCGGACGGCTCACCCCACATCCGCGATCGCACCGTGTCCGGCCCCGCCGCGGACTCGTGGAACCGCTTCGACGAGGACATCGCGCTCTTGAAGCAACTGGGCGCCAACGCCTACCGCTTCGGCGTCGAGTGGAGCCGTCTGGAGCCCGAAGAGGGCAAGTGGAACGACGCGGCCTTCGCGCGCTACCGCCAGTGGGTCCAGGCCCTGCGCGCCAACGGCATCGAGCCCAACGTGACACTCCACCACTTCACCCTGCCGCGTTGGGTATCGGCCAAGGGCGGCTGGGAAAACCCCTCCACCGTGGAGGACTTCGCGCGATTCTCCGGCAAGGTGGCCCAGGAACTCGGCGAGCACGTGGACTGGTGGGGCACCATCAACGAGCCCAACGTCTACGCCGTGTTCGGCTACATGGACGGCGTGTGGCCCCCGGGCAAGCAGAGCACGGGCATCGCGGCCGAGGTGCTCGCGCGCCTGCTCGAGGCCCACGCCCGCTCCGCGCAGCAGGTGCGCGAGCACGACACCTGGGACGCCGACGGCGATGGCAAGAACAGCCTCATCGGGCTCGTCCACCACGTGCGCGTCTTCCAGCCGGCCACCGGCTCCACCACCGACACCGTGGTCACCGGCCTCACCGACTCCTTCTTCAACCAGAGCGTCACCGAGGCCCTGCGCACCGGCCACATCTCCATCCTCGTGCCCGGCGAAATCTCCATCGAGCGCGACGTGCCCGGCCTCAAGGGCTCCATCGACTACCTCGGCATCAACTACTACACGCGCGACCACATCCGGCAGGACTTCTCCCCGTCCTTCTCCCACAAATACGTACCCGAGGGCCGGGAGACGAACGACCTGGGGTGGGAGATCTACCCCGAGGGCCTCTACCTGTTCCTCAAGCGCTACGCGAACCTGGGCGTGCCGCTGGTGGTGACGGAGAACGGCATGGATGATCGCACCGGGGAGCGCCGGCCCTACTTCCTGCGCAGCCACCTGTACGCGGTGGAGCGGGCGGTGGCGGAGGGCGTGCCGGTGCGCGGATACTTCCACTGGAGCCTCCTGGACAACTTCGAGTGGGCCGAGGGCTACGAGCCCCGCTTCGGCCTTTTCCGGGTCGATTGGACTGGGGGACAAGCACGCCAGACGACTCCCGCGGTGGAAGCCTTTCGCGACGTGGCGCGCCACCTCGGACTCACACCCACTCCCTGA
- a CDS encoding PilZ domain-containing protein, with protein sequence MGVIQFIDEFRELHTKARQGKLAELERPAYMAAREQFARALLNAQGLMLDGAEARRHYRVAHQLPVELQMAYGNVWTNTLDLSAGGFSVMLPHAVDVKERPSALLYLPDGTTLAGTVRVVSQFQRADKHRASFAFLDLTERESDLLEGFLIDFALERVGITPP encoded by the coding sequence ATGGGCGTGATCCAGTTCATCGATGAGTTCCGCGAACTCCACACCAAGGCGCGGCAGGGAAAGCTCGCGGAGCTGGAGCGGCCCGCCTACATGGCGGCGCGAGAGCAGTTCGCGCGGGCGTTGCTCAACGCGCAGGGCCTGATGCTCGACGGGGCCGAGGCCCGGCGCCACTACCGCGTGGCCCACCAACTGCCGGTGGAATTGCAGATGGCGTACGGCAACGTGTGGACGAACACCCTGGACCTGTCGGCGGGTGGCTTCTCGGTGATGCTGCCGCACGCGGTGGACGTGAAGGAGCGGCCGAGCGCCCTGCTCTACCTGCCGGACGGCACGACGCTGGCGGGCACCGTGCGCGTGGTGTCCCAGTTCCAGCGGGCCGACAAGCACCGCGCCTCGTTCGCCTTCCTGGACCTGACCGAGCGCGAGAGCGATCTGCTCGAGGGCTTCCTCATCGACTTCGCCCTCGAGCGCGTGGGTATCACCCCTCCGTGA
- a CDS encoding PilZ domain-containing protein produces the protein MSPNQWVEHFRRLHHRARQGQLEESEQRHYQAAREQFARALTAAQGLSVPASRSARRMFRVAQGLQVDLTFAAGSVRAVTLDVSVGGFSVMMHKPPSETEEPGFTLRLPGNQEPVVGRAKQVSAQRKLGTHRVSFSILGLSEKEEQRLESTLFDLALERIK, from the coding sequence ATGAGCCCCAACCAATGGGTGGAACACTTCCGGCGCCTGCACCACCGGGCACGCCAGGGACAGCTGGAGGAGAGCGAGCAGCGGCACTACCAGGCCGCGCGCGAGCAGTTCGCCCGAGCGCTCACGGCGGCCCAGGGGTTGAGCGTGCCCGCGAGCCGCTCGGCGCGCCGGATGTTCCGCGTCGCCCAGGGACTGCAGGTGGACCTGACGTTCGCCGCGGGCTCCGTACGGGCCGTGACCCTGGACGTGTCGGTGGGCGGCTTCTCGGTGATGATGCACAAGCCCCCGTCCGAGACCGAGGAGCCCGGGTTCACGCTGCGCCTGCCCGGCAACCAGGAGCCGGTGGTGGGCCGCGCGAAGCAGGTGTCGGCGCAGCGCAAGCTGGGCACCCACCGCGTCTCGTTCTCCATCCTCGGCCTGTCGGAGAAGGAAGAGCAGCGCCTGGAGTCGACGCTGTTCGACCTGGCGCTCGAGCGCATCAAGTAA
- the cutA gene encoding divalent-cation tolerance protein CutA, with product MSETHTDAILVLVTAPTADKAAELARALVEEGLAACGNVVPGLRSIYRWEGKVHDEPEALLVLKSRAPLFEALRERVVALHPYQCPEVLRLDVAAGHAPYLQWIVDNVRTSR from the coding sequence ATGAGCGAAACCCACACCGATGCCATCCTCGTGCTGGTGACGGCGCCCACGGCGGACAAGGCCGCGGAGCTCGCGCGCGCTCTCGTGGAGGAGGGGCTGGCGGCGTGCGGCAACGTGGTGCCCGGCCTGCGCTCCATCTACCGCTGGGAGGGCAAGGTGCACGACGAGCCCGAGGCGCTGCTCGTGCTCAAGTCCCGCGCGCCCCTCTTCGAGGCGCTGCGCGAGCGCGTCGTGGCGCTGCACCCCTACCAGTGCCCGGAAGTGCTGCGGCTGGACGTGGCGGCCGGCCACGCGCCCTACCTGCAATGGATTGTCGACAACGTGCGCACCTCACGGTGA
- a CDS encoding ankyrin repeat domain-containing protein, which translates to MSKELFAAIEQHDAPRVKALLAGGADPNEPQAQWPGLRPLHVAINELAERGGLDVLMALLEHGADVNAWNVGRDVTPLLVAVFEGQQAAVEALLKAGADPNVRSSEGDTPLRACAGVGDLGIASLLLGAGASRTINEWGGQAGYTALGLAASRLDIPMMRRLLDAGADPEAPDEDDRPARDRLPPRDASDSQIWDVAFELLRGSWGRNP; encoded by the coding sequence ATGTCGAAAGAACTCTTCGCGGCGATCGAACAGCACGATGCGCCTCGGGTCAAGGCGCTGCTGGCCGGTGGTGCCGATCCGAACGAGCCGCAGGCGCAGTGGCCGGGTTTGCGTCCGCTGCATGTGGCCATCAACGAACTCGCAGAGAGAGGCGGGCTCGACGTGCTCATGGCGCTCCTTGAGCACGGCGCGGACGTCAACGCATGGAACGTCGGGCGGGACGTGACCCCCTTGTTGGTAGCGGTCTTCGAAGGCCAGCAGGCGGCAGTCGAAGCGCTCCTGAAGGCGGGGGCTGATCCCAACGTGCGTAGCAGTGAAGGGGACACGCCGTTGCGGGCGTGCGCGGGCGTGGGCGACCTGGGCATCGCTTCTCTTCTCCTGGGCGCGGGGGCCTCGAGGACGATCAACGAATGGGGCGGGCAGGCCGGATACACTGCGCTCGGGCTTGCGGCATCGCGGCTGGACATCCCGATGATGCGGCGGCTTCTCGACGCGGGCGCCGATCCAGAGGCCCCGGATGAGGACGACCGGCCCGCCCGCGACCGCCTGCCGCCGCGCGATGCATCCGATTCCCAAATATGGGACGTCGCGTTCGAACTGCTCCGGGGATCGTGGGGCCGAAATCCGTAG